From one Trifolium pratense cultivar HEN17-A07 linkage group LG1, ARS_RC_1.1, whole genome shotgun sequence genomic stretch:
- the LOC123919105 gene encoding uncharacterized protein LOC123919105 isoform X1, giving the protein MPPEPLPWDRKDFFKERKHERSESLGSVARWRDSSHHRDFNRWGSADFRRPPGHGKQGGWHMFSEEPGHGYGVSRSGDKMLEEDSRPSISRGDGRYGRSSRDNRGGPFGQRDWRGHSWEVTNGSPNLSRRPQDMNNDQRSVDDSLTYSSQPHSDFVNTWEQHQSKDQHDKMGGVNGLGTGPRCDRENSLGSIDWKPLKWTRSGSLSSRGSGFSHSSSSRSMAGGDSYEAKPDLQPKNVTAIESHSGEATACVTSSMPSEDTMSRKKPRLNWGEGLAKYEKKKVDVPDPGANKDGSVSSAGNMEPCNMTSPNMVEKSPKATGFSDCASPATPSSVACSSSPGVDDKLLGKTANAGNDVSNLTDSPAPGFQNHLQKFYLNLDKLDMDSLNNLGSSIAELVQSDDPSSEDSGLVRSNAINKLLIWKADISKVLEMTESEIDLLENQQKSLKSESVDVYQCPVALGSEEHVEVSQKVIRPVPLEIISSDEPNADKMPPNLCSIHENDKEEDIDSPGSATSKLVEPLPLVKAVSSCDTGGFGILSRDVGTIQSTSMKCLVRCTTGKNVSVSACNDVNTPTEVKESMDDATYGANLCSSYEDTYNSIIASNKEYANRAHGVFAKLVPKECKKLGNMGVSSDLSSHTFIMEKFAEKKRFEKFKERVIALKFKALHHLWKEDMRLLSIKKCRPKSHKKNELGVRTTCSSNMKNRSSIRSRFPFPAGNHLSLVPTAEIINFTSKLLSESQPQIQRNTLRMPALILDEKEKMVTKFISSNGLVEDPLAIEKERDMINPWTSEEKEIFLEKFAAIGKDFRKIASFLDHKTTADCVEFYYKNHKSECFEKLKRKDVGKLGKSFSAKTNLMASGKKWNHEVNVSSLDILSAASLMADGIAGNKRMRSGRILLGGYGNAKASRAEDSNIERSNSFDILGDERETAAAADVLAGICGSLSSEAMSSCITSSIDPVDGNKERKFLRGYPLCKQPLVHDISQNAEDETCSDESCGEVDVSEWTDDEKAAFLQGVSSFGKDFAKIARCVGTRSREHCKVFFSKTRKVLGLDLSHPIPGIVESALNDDANGGESDTDDACVVEAGSVVDADKSGNKTDEDLPSDALNTFHDESNPMEARSPSAEFNESREISETEVRLENLDVASNVCAIKVESKLGSDGSGVDLGKTDKSGSVNEVGLGDAVRESISASGVTEPRECRSVAVDRLDYEGSSGVFGNGVDRQRASAPQCVDDRDDKHEADAGIVVELKNCVLESSTAANISFSPVVNSYSGLSFGSENKRVSFGKPHTSALSTNDPRSTVNSFFLKACTSQCEKTVNQDRLSSTCDIQGGRDMRCHSSGSNGDHQLPLPGSHVETVSVLQGYPMQVPIKKEVDGDVNCCSSATDLPLLPQKIKQTDDHSKTSWHSSDAEKTSGNGDVKLKLFGTILTNPSSTQKPNLITKRSEENGTGHPKLSNKSSNLKFTGHQNSDGNSKILKFDHSDYAGLENVPVMSYAYWQGNGIQSIQPGLSSLPDSSFLLAKYPAAFSNYPIPSSNLEHQPLQRHLTGSSNFIARDNNCSNAMLDYQMFRSRDGPQVQPFIVDVKHRQDIFSEMQRRNSFEAISSLQQQGRGMMGMNGVGRPGILVGASCSGVSDPVAAIKMHYSNSDNKYGGQNGSIVRDDESWGGKGDLGR; this is encoded by the exons GTCATGGTAAGCAGGGTGGTTGGCACATGTTTTCTGAAGAGCCTGGTCATGGTTATGGGGTTTCTAGGTCCGGTGACAAGATGTTGGAGGAAGATAGCCGGCCGTCAATTTCACGGGGTGATGGAAGATATGGCAGGAGTAGTAGGGATAATAGAGGAGGTCCCTTTGGCCAGAGAGATTGGAGAGGTCATTCTTGGGAGGTCACCAATGGCTCTCCGAATTTGTCTAGGAGGCCACAAGATATGAATAATGACCAGAGGTCAGTTGATGATTCCCTAACATATTCCTCTCAACCACATTCTGATTTTGTAAACACTTGGGAACAACATCAATCGAAAGACCAGCATGATAAGATGGGTGGTGTTAatgggttgggaacaggcccgAGATGTGATAGGGAGAATTCTTTGGGTTCGATTGACTGGAAGCCACTTAAGTGGACCCGATCTGGAAGCTTGTCTTCTCGAGGCTCAGGTTTTAGTCACTCAAGTAGCTCAAGGAGCATGGCAGGGGGAGATTCCTATGAAGCAAAGCCTGATTTGCAACCCAAAAATGTCACTGCTATTGAGTCGCATTCAGGAGAAGCCACTGCATGTGTGACATCTTCTATGCCTTCTGAAGATACGATGTCTAGGAAGAAGCCTAGACTAAATTGGGGCGAGGGACTTGCAAAGTATGAGAAGAAAAAAGTTGATGTACCTGATCCAGGAGCAAACAAAGATGGCTCGGTCTCATCTGCTGGCAATATGGAACCTTGTAATATGACCAGTCCCAACATGGTAGAGAAAAGCCCAAAAGCTACAGGATTTTCGGATTGTGCATCTCCTGCAACTCCATCGTCTGTTGCCTGCAGTTCCTCACCAG GCGTGGATGATAAATTATTGGGAAAGACTGCAAATGCAGGCAATGATGTTAGTAATTTGACCGATTCACCAGCTCCTGGGTTCCAGAATCACCTGCAGAAGTTTTATCTCAACCTTGATAAATTGGATATGGACTCCTTGAATAATTTGGGCTCTTCAATTGCTGAGTTAGTACAGTCTGATGATCCAAGTTCCGAAGATTCTGGTCTTGTTAGGTCCAATGCAATTAATAAGTTGCTGATATGGAAAGCTGACATTTCAAAGGTGTTGGAGATGACTGAATCTGAAATTGATTTGCTTGAAAATCAACAGAAGTCTCTAAAATCTGAATCTGTGGACGTATATCAGTGTCCAGTGGCATTGGGTTCAGAAGAACATGTTGAAGTATCTCAGAAGGTCATTCGGCCAGTACCGTTGGAAATCATTTCTTCTGATGAACCCAATGCAGATAAGATGCCACCTAATTTATGTAGTATTCATGAAAATGACAAGGAAGAGGATATTGATAGTCCTGGATCAGCAACTTCTAAACTTGTTGAGCCTCTGCCTTTGGTAAAAGCAGTTTCTTCATGTGATACTGGGGGATTTGGTATCTTATCAAGGGATGTGGGTACTATTCAATCTACTTCGATGAAATGCTTAGTCCGCTGTACTACTGGGAAAAATGTTAGTGTATCTGCTTGTAATGATGTCAATACACCGACAGAAGTAAAGGAAAGCATGGATGATGCTACCTACGGAGCAAACTTATGTTCTAGCTATGAGGATACTTATAACTCAATTATTGCTTCAAATAAAGAATATGCTAACAGAGCGCATGGAGTATTTGCTAAGTTAGTGCCAAAAGAATGTAAAAAGCTTGGTAATATGGGAGTCAGCAGTGATTTGTCCTCTCATACATTCATTATGGAAAAATTTGCTGAGAAAAAACGGTTTGAAAAATTTAAGGAGAGAGTTATTGCACTCAAGTTCAAAGCCTTGCATCACTTGTGGAAAGAAGATATGCGCCTACTGTCTATAAAGAAATGCCGTccaaaatctcataaaaaaaacGAACTAGGTGTGCGAACTACCTGTAGCAGTAATATGAAGAACCGATCTTCCATCCGTTCACGGTTTCCTTTCCCTG CTGGAAATCATCTAAGCTTGGTTCCAACCGCAGAGATCATTAACTTCACAAGCAAACTTCTTTCAGAATCCCAACCTCAAATTCAGAGGAACACCCTGAGGATGCCAGCATTAATATTGGATGAGAAGGAGAAGATGGTTACAAAGTTCATATCTAGTAATGGGCTGGTCGAAGATCCGTTGGCTATTGAGAAAGAAAGGGATATGATCAATCCGTGGACAtcagaagaaaaagaaattttcttGGAGAAATTTGCTGCAATTGGAAAAGATTTCCGGAAAATTGCTTCTTTTCTTGATCACAAGACAACTGCGGACTGTGTTGAGTTTTACTACAAGAATCACAAATCTGAATGTTTTGAGAAACTGAAGAGGAAAGATGTTGGTAAGCTCGGGAAGTCATTTTCAGCTAAAACTAACTTGATGGCATCAGGTAAAAAATGGAATCATGAAGTTAATGTTTCTTCGCTTGATATTTTGAGTGCAGCTTCATTGATGGCAGATGGCATTGCAGGTAATAAAAGGATGCGGTCAGGAAGAATCCTTTTGGGGGGATATGGTAATGCCAAAGCATCAAGAGCCGAGGACAGCAATATTGAAAGATCAAACAGTTTTGACATCCTTGGGGATGAAAGGGAAACTGCTGCTGCGGCTGATGTATTGGCTGGTATATGTGGTTCACTTTCATCTGAAGCTATGAGTTCCTGCATAACAAGTTCAATTGATCCTGTGGATGGTAACAAGGAAAGGAAGTTCTTGAGAGGGTACCCGCTATGCAAACAACCCTTGGTGCATGATATTTCTCAGAATGCTGAGGATGAGACTTGTTCAGATGAGAGCTGTGGTGAAGTGGATGTTTCGGAGTGGACAGATGATGAGAAGGCAGCTTTTCTTCAGGGTGTATCATCTTTTGGTAAGGATTTCGCGAAAATAGCACGGTGTGTAGGTACAAGGTCCCGAGAACATTGCAAAGTTTTCTTCAGCAAGACTCGGAAAGTCCTTGGATTGGATCTCTCACACCCCATTCCTGGAATTGTCGAATCCGCGCTGAATGATGATGCAAATGGTGGTGAGAGTGACACCGATGATGCATGTGTTGTTGAGGCAGGTTCAGTGGTTGATGCTGACAAGTCTGGAAATAAAACAGACGAGGACCTGCCTTCTGATGCCTTGAATACATTCCATGACGAATCCAATCCTATGGAAGCTAGGAGCCCGTCAGCTGAATTTAATGAATCAAGAGAAATCAGTGAGACAGAAGTACGTCTTGAAAATTTAGACGTGGCTTCCAATGTTTGTGCAATTAAGGTTGAATCTAAGCTGGGATCTGATGGTAGTGGGGTTGACTTGGGCAAAACCGACAAGTCTGGTTCAGTCAATGAAGTTGGCTTGGGAGATGCAGTTAGAGAATCAATTTCTGCTTCAGGAGTAACTGAACCGCGGGAGTGTCGTTCTGTTGCTGTGGATAGACTAGATTATGAGGGTTCTTCTGGGGTTTTTGGAAATGGAGTGGATAGGCAAAGAGCGTCAGCACCCCAATGTGTTGATGACAGAGATGATAAACATGAAGCTGATGCAGGTATTGTAGTTGAATTGAAAAACTGTGTGTTAGAGTCAAGCACTGCAGCAAATATTTCATTCTCACCGGTGGTCAATTCATATTCAGGATTGAGTTTTGGTTCTGAAAATAAGCGCGTGTCCTTTGGAAAGCCTCATACCTCAGCATTATCTACAAACGATCCTCGGTCAACTgtaaattcattttttctaaaAGCTTGTACTTCTCAGTGTGAAAAAACAGTTAACCAGGATAGGCTGTCCTCAACTTGTGATATTCAGGGAGGTAGAGATATGCGATGTCATAGCTCTGGTAGCAATGGTGACCATCAGCTTCCTCTTCCAGGGAGCCATGTCGAGACTGTCAGTGTCCTCCAGGGCTATCCAATGCAAGTGCCCATCAAGAAAGAAGTGGACGGGGATGTGAATTGCTGCAGTTCTGCGACTGATTTGCCTCTTCTGCCCCAAAAAATCAAACAGACTGATGATCATTCCAAAACATCATGGCATTCTTCAGATGCAGAAAAAACATCCGGAAATGGTGATGTGAAATTGAAACTGTTCGGAACGATACTAACGAATCCTTCTTCCACTCAGAAACCTAATTTGATTACAAAGCGAAGTGAAGAAAACGGTACCGGTCATCCAAAGTTAAGCAACAAGTCTTCTAATCTGAAATTTACTGGTCATCAAAATTCTGATGGAAATTCGAAAATTTTGAAGTTTGACCACAGTGATTATGCTGGCCTTGAAAATGTTCCAGTGATGAGTTATGCTTATTGGCAAGGAAATGGAATACAGAGTATACAGCCTGGTCTCTCGTCTTTGCCCGATTCTTCGTTCTTGTTAGCTAAATATCCTGCTGCCTTCAGTAATTATCCTATACCATCTTCCAATTTGGAGCATCAACCATTGCAACGGCATTTGACTGGTTCATCTAATTTTATAGCTAGAGACAACAATTGCAGCAATGCTATGCTTGATTATCAGATGTTTAGAAGTAGGGATGGTCCACAAGTGCAGCCATTTATAGTAGATGTCAAACACCGCCAAGATATATTCTCTGAGATGCAGAGAAGAAACAGTTTCGAAGCAATCTCTAGTTTGCAACAGCAGGGCAGAGGAATGATGGGAATGAATGGTGTTGGAAGACCTGGGATTCTAGTGGGAGCGTCGTGCAGTGGTGTCTCAGATCCCGTGGCAGCAATCAAAATGCATTATTCCAATTCTGACAACAAATATGGTGGTCAGAATGGGAGTATTGTAAGAGACGATGAATCTTGGGGAGGGAAGGGGGACTTAGGCAGGTAG
- the LOC123919105 gene encoding uncharacterized protein LOC123919105 isoform X2 produces the protein MPPEPLPWDRKDFFKERKHERSESLGSVARWRDSSHHRDFNRWGSADFRRPPGHGKQGGWHMFSEEPGHGYGVSRSGDKMLEEDSRPSISRGDGRYGRSSRDNRGGPFGQRDWRGHSWEVTNGSPNLSRRPQDMNNDQRSVDDSLTYSSQPHSDFVNTWEQHQSKDQHDKMGGVNGLGTGPRCDRENSLGSIDWKPLKWTRSGSLSSRGSGFSHSSSSRSMAGGDSYEAKPDLQPKNVTAIESHSGEATACVTSSMPSEDTMSRKKPRLNWGEGLAKYEKKKVDVPDPGANKDGSVSSAGNMEPCNMTSPNMVEKSPKATGFSDCASPATPSSVACSSSPGVDDKLLGKTANAGNDVSNLTDSPAPGFQNHLQKFYLNLDKLDMDSLNNLGSSIAELVQSDDPSSEDSGLVRSNAINKLLIWKADISKVLEMTESEIDLLENQQKSLKSESVDVYQCPVALGSEEHVEVSQKVIRPVPLEIISSDEPNADKMPPNLCSIHENDKEEDIDSPGSATSKLVEPLPLVKAVSSCDTGGFGILSRDVGTIQSTSMKCLVRCTTGKNVSVSACNDVNTPTEVKESMDDATYGANLCSSYEDTYNSIIASNKEYANRAHGVFAKLVPKECKKLGNMGVSSDLSSHTFIMEKFAEKKRFEKFKERVIALKFKALHHLWKEDMRLLSIKKCRPKSHKKNELGVRTTCSSNMKNRSSIRSRFPFPAGNHLSLVPTAEIINFTSKLLSESQPQIQRNTLRMPALILDEKEKMVTKFISSNGLVEDPLAIEKERDMINPWTSEEKEIFLEKFAAIGKDFRKIASFLDHKTTADCVEFYYKNHKSECFEKLKRKDVGKLGKSFSAKTNLMASGNKRMRSGRILLGGYGNAKASRAEDSNIERSNSFDILGDERETAAAADVLAGICGSLSSEAMSSCITSSIDPVDGNKERKFLRGYPLCKQPLVHDISQNAEDETCSDESCGEVDVSEWTDDEKAAFLQGVSSFGKDFAKIARCVGTRSREHCKVFFSKTRKVLGLDLSHPIPGIVESALNDDANGGESDTDDACVVEAGSVVDADKSGNKTDEDLPSDALNTFHDESNPMEARSPSAEFNESREISETEVRLENLDVASNVCAIKVESKLGSDGSGVDLGKTDKSGSVNEVGLGDAVRESISASGVTEPRECRSVAVDRLDYEGSSGVFGNGVDRQRASAPQCVDDRDDKHEADAGIVVELKNCVLESSTAANISFSPVVNSYSGLSFGSENKRVSFGKPHTSALSTNDPRSTVNSFFLKACTSQCEKTVNQDRLSSTCDIQGGRDMRCHSSGSNGDHQLPLPGSHVETVSVLQGYPMQVPIKKEVDGDVNCCSSATDLPLLPQKIKQTDDHSKTSWHSSDAEKTSGNGDVKLKLFGTILTNPSSTQKPNLITKRSEENGTGHPKLSNKSSNLKFTGHQNSDGNSKILKFDHSDYAGLENVPVMSYAYWQGNGIQSIQPGLSSLPDSSFLLAKYPAAFSNYPIPSSNLEHQPLQRHLTGSSNFIARDNNCSNAMLDYQMFRSRDGPQVQPFIVDVKHRQDIFSEMQRRNSFEAISSLQQQGRGMMGMNGVGRPGILVGASCSGVSDPVAAIKMHYSNSDNKYGGQNGSIVRDDESWGGKGDLGR, from the exons GTCATGGTAAGCAGGGTGGTTGGCACATGTTTTCTGAAGAGCCTGGTCATGGTTATGGGGTTTCTAGGTCCGGTGACAAGATGTTGGAGGAAGATAGCCGGCCGTCAATTTCACGGGGTGATGGAAGATATGGCAGGAGTAGTAGGGATAATAGAGGAGGTCCCTTTGGCCAGAGAGATTGGAGAGGTCATTCTTGGGAGGTCACCAATGGCTCTCCGAATTTGTCTAGGAGGCCACAAGATATGAATAATGACCAGAGGTCAGTTGATGATTCCCTAACATATTCCTCTCAACCACATTCTGATTTTGTAAACACTTGGGAACAACATCAATCGAAAGACCAGCATGATAAGATGGGTGGTGTTAatgggttgggaacaggcccgAGATGTGATAGGGAGAATTCTTTGGGTTCGATTGACTGGAAGCCACTTAAGTGGACCCGATCTGGAAGCTTGTCTTCTCGAGGCTCAGGTTTTAGTCACTCAAGTAGCTCAAGGAGCATGGCAGGGGGAGATTCCTATGAAGCAAAGCCTGATTTGCAACCCAAAAATGTCACTGCTATTGAGTCGCATTCAGGAGAAGCCACTGCATGTGTGACATCTTCTATGCCTTCTGAAGATACGATGTCTAGGAAGAAGCCTAGACTAAATTGGGGCGAGGGACTTGCAAAGTATGAGAAGAAAAAAGTTGATGTACCTGATCCAGGAGCAAACAAAGATGGCTCGGTCTCATCTGCTGGCAATATGGAACCTTGTAATATGACCAGTCCCAACATGGTAGAGAAAAGCCCAAAAGCTACAGGATTTTCGGATTGTGCATCTCCTGCAACTCCATCGTCTGTTGCCTGCAGTTCCTCACCAG GCGTGGATGATAAATTATTGGGAAAGACTGCAAATGCAGGCAATGATGTTAGTAATTTGACCGATTCACCAGCTCCTGGGTTCCAGAATCACCTGCAGAAGTTTTATCTCAACCTTGATAAATTGGATATGGACTCCTTGAATAATTTGGGCTCTTCAATTGCTGAGTTAGTACAGTCTGATGATCCAAGTTCCGAAGATTCTGGTCTTGTTAGGTCCAATGCAATTAATAAGTTGCTGATATGGAAAGCTGACATTTCAAAGGTGTTGGAGATGACTGAATCTGAAATTGATTTGCTTGAAAATCAACAGAAGTCTCTAAAATCTGAATCTGTGGACGTATATCAGTGTCCAGTGGCATTGGGTTCAGAAGAACATGTTGAAGTATCTCAGAAGGTCATTCGGCCAGTACCGTTGGAAATCATTTCTTCTGATGAACCCAATGCAGATAAGATGCCACCTAATTTATGTAGTATTCATGAAAATGACAAGGAAGAGGATATTGATAGTCCTGGATCAGCAACTTCTAAACTTGTTGAGCCTCTGCCTTTGGTAAAAGCAGTTTCTTCATGTGATACTGGGGGATTTGGTATCTTATCAAGGGATGTGGGTACTATTCAATCTACTTCGATGAAATGCTTAGTCCGCTGTACTACTGGGAAAAATGTTAGTGTATCTGCTTGTAATGATGTCAATACACCGACAGAAGTAAAGGAAAGCATGGATGATGCTACCTACGGAGCAAACTTATGTTCTAGCTATGAGGATACTTATAACTCAATTATTGCTTCAAATAAAGAATATGCTAACAGAGCGCATGGAGTATTTGCTAAGTTAGTGCCAAAAGAATGTAAAAAGCTTGGTAATATGGGAGTCAGCAGTGATTTGTCCTCTCATACATTCATTATGGAAAAATTTGCTGAGAAAAAACGGTTTGAAAAATTTAAGGAGAGAGTTATTGCACTCAAGTTCAAAGCCTTGCATCACTTGTGGAAAGAAGATATGCGCCTACTGTCTATAAAGAAATGCCGTccaaaatctcataaaaaaaacGAACTAGGTGTGCGAACTACCTGTAGCAGTAATATGAAGAACCGATCTTCCATCCGTTCACGGTTTCCTTTCCCTG CTGGAAATCATCTAAGCTTGGTTCCAACCGCAGAGATCATTAACTTCACAAGCAAACTTCTTTCAGAATCCCAACCTCAAATTCAGAGGAACACCCTGAGGATGCCAGCATTAATATTGGATGAGAAGGAGAAGATGGTTACAAAGTTCATATCTAGTAATGGGCTGGTCGAAGATCCGTTGGCTATTGAGAAAGAAAGGGATATGATCAATCCGTGGACAtcagaagaaaaagaaattttcttGGAGAAATTTGCTGCAATTGGAAAAGATTTCCGGAAAATTGCTTCTTTTCTTGATCACAAGACAACTGCGGACTGTGTTGAGTTTTACTACAAGAATCACAAATCTGAATGTTTTGAGAAACTGAAGAGGAAAGATGTTGGTAAGCTCGGGAAGTCATTTTCAGCTAAAACTAACTTGATGGCATCAG GTAATAAAAGGATGCGGTCAGGAAGAATCCTTTTGGGGGGATATGGTAATGCCAAAGCATCAAGAGCCGAGGACAGCAATATTGAAAGATCAAACAGTTTTGACATCCTTGGGGATGAAAGGGAAACTGCTGCTGCGGCTGATGTATTGGCTGGTATATGTGGTTCACTTTCATCTGAAGCTATGAGTTCCTGCATAACAAGTTCAATTGATCCTGTGGATGGTAACAAGGAAAGGAAGTTCTTGAGAGGGTACCCGCTATGCAAACAACCCTTGGTGCATGATATTTCTCAGAATGCTGAGGATGAGACTTGTTCAGATGAGAGCTGTGGTGAAGTGGATGTTTCGGAGTGGACAGATGATGAGAAGGCAGCTTTTCTTCAGGGTGTATCATCTTTTGGTAAGGATTTCGCGAAAATAGCACGGTGTGTAGGTACAAGGTCCCGAGAACATTGCAAAGTTTTCTTCAGCAAGACTCGGAAAGTCCTTGGATTGGATCTCTCACACCCCATTCCTGGAATTGTCGAATCCGCGCTGAATGATGATGCAAATGGTGGTGAGAGTGACACCGATGATGCATGTGTTGTTGAGGCAGGTTCAGTGGTTGATGCTGACAAGTCTGGAAATAAAACAGACGAGGACCTGCCTTCTGATGCCTTGAATACATTCCATGACGAATCCAATCCTATGGAAGCTAGGAGCCCGTCAGCTGAATTTAATGAATCAAGAGAAATCAGTGAGACAGAAGTACGTCTTGAAAATTTAGACGTGGCTTCCAATGTTTGTGCAATTAAGGTTGAATCTAAGCTGGGATCTGATGGTAGTGGGGTTGACTTGGGCAAAACCGACAAGTCTGGTTCAGTCAATGAAGTTGGCTTGGGAGATGCAGTTAGAGAATCAATTTCTGCTTCAGGAGTAACTGAACCGCGGGAGTGTCGTTCTGTTGCTGTGGATAGACTAGATTATGAGGGTTCTTCTGGGGTTTTTGGAAATGGAGTGGATAGGCAAAGAGCGTCAGCACCCCAATGTGTTGATGACAGAGATGATAAACATGAAGCTGATGCAGGTATTGTAGTTGAATTGAAAAACTGTGTGTTAGAGTCAAGCACTGCAGCAAATATTTCATTCTCACCGGTGGTCAATTCATATTCAGGATTGAGTTTTGGTTCTGAAAATAAGCGCGTGTCCTTTGGAAAGCCTCATACCTCAGCATTATCTACAAACGATCCTCGGTCAACTgtaaattcattttttctaaaAGCTTGTACTTCTCAGTGTGAAAAAACAGTTAACCAGGATAGGCTGTCCTCAACTTGTGATATTCAGGGAGGTAGAGATATGCGATGTCATAGCTCTGGTAGCAATGGTGACCATCAGCTTCCTCTTCCAGGGAGCCATGTCGAGACTGTCAGTGTCCTCCAGGGCTATCCAATGCAAGTGCCCATCAAGAAAGAAGTGGACGGGGATGTGAATTGCTGCAGTTCTGCGACTGATTTGCCTCTTCTGCCCCAAAAAATCAAACAGACTGATGATCATTCCAAAACATCATGGCATTCTTCAGATGCAGAAAAAACATCCGGAAATGGTGATGTGAAATTGAAACTGTTCGGAACGATACTAACGAATCCTTCTTCCACTCAGAAACCTAATTTGATTACAAAGCGAAGTGAAGAAAACGGTACCGGTCATCCAAAGTTAAGCAACAAGTCTTCTAATCTGAAATTTACTGGTCATCAAAATTCTGATGGAAATTCGAAAATTTTGAAGTTTGACCACAGTGATTATGCTGGCCTTGAAAATGTTCCAGTGATGAGTTATGCTTATTGGCAAGGAAATGGAATACAGAGTATACAGCCTGGTCTCTCGTCTTTGCCCGATTCTTCGTTCTTGTTAGCTAAATATCCTGCTGCCTTCAGTAATTATCCTATACCATCTTCCAATTTGGAGCATCAACCATTGCAACGGCATTTGACTGGTTCATCTAATTTTATAGCTAGAGACAACAATTGCAGCAATGCTATGCTTGATTATCAGATGTTTAGAAGTAGGGATGGTCCACAAGTGCAGCCATTTATAGTAGATGTCAAACACCGCCAAGATATATTCTCTGAGATGCAGAGAAGAAACAGTTTCGAAGCAATCTCTAGTTTGCAACAGCAGGGCAGAGGAATGATGGGAATGAATGGTGTTGGAAGACCTGGGATTCTAGTGGGAGCGTCGTGCAGTGGTGTCTCAGATCCCGTGGCAGCAATCAAAATGCATTATTCCAATTCTGACAACAAATATGGTGGTCAGAATGGGAGTATTGTAAGAGACGATGAATCTTGGGGAGGGAAGGGGGACTTAGGCAGGTAG